The Tardibacter chloracetimidivorans region CGCGCGCGCACCTTGTTCGCCCGTGTGCTGGAAGCGGCGGGGGGCCTCAGGATCGAGACGATCCACGCCTTCGCCCAGTCGCTGCTCGCCGCCTTTCCGATGGAAAGCGGGGTTGCGCCGGGCTTTGCCGCGCTGGACGAACGATCGACCGAGGTGCTGAAGCGCCGGGTGCTGGCCGAGGTGCTGGTGGAGGCGGAACGCACCGGCGATCCGATTCTGGATGATTTCCGGGCGATCAGCGTCCGCATGGGGGACGGCGGCAAGCTGATGCAGATGCTGGGGCGCATGACGAACCATGCTGCCGCGCTGCAGGCCTTCCGCTCGCGCGAGGAGATCACCCCCCGGCTCAGGCGCTTCCTTGACGTGCCCGAGGATGTCGACGGCGCGATGGCGGCAGCCTGCGCGGACAGCAGCTTCCCGGTTGAGATCGTCCGCCGGATCGCGGCCGCCAATGCCGCCTGGGCCACGAAAACGGGCCTTACCCATGCCGATGTGATCGCCGCCTGGCTTGCCGCCTCTCCGGCGGATCGCGCGCGGCTCCTGCCGGATCTTCTTTCGGTCGCCTGTACGAAGGACGGGAAGCTGCGGGCCGTTCAGAAGGGGCAGAGGGGGACCGAACCGGAATATGCGTCGCTGTGCGAGCGGCTGCACGACAGCTGCTCGGCAATACTCGATCTTCGCGCTCGCGCAGATCTGGCCGAATGGCTTGGGGTGACGCTTCGCGCGGGCTGGCAGGTGGCGCAGGGCTATGCCGCCGAGAAGGAGCGTCAGGGCGTCATCGATTATGGCGACATGATCGAACGCGCCGCCGCCCTGCTTTCCGGCGACGGCATGGGCGCATGGGTGCGCTACAAGCTGGACCAGAAGCTGGATCATATCCTGATCGACGAGGCGCAGGACACCAACCGCGCGCAATGGACCATTGCGTCCCGGCTGACGGAGGAGTTCTTCGCGGGCGAGGGCGCGCGCGGGCTGCGGCGCACGGTCTTCGCGGTCGGCGATTTCAAGCAGGCGATCTTCAGCTTTCAGGGCACCGATCCGCGCGAGTTCGATCAGGCGCGGCAATGGTTCGACGGTCAGGTCCGCCAGTCGGGCGGGCGCTTGCACGATCTGGACCTTGCCCAGTCCTTCCGCTCGACGGGCGCGGTGCTGGATGTCGTCAACCGGCTGATCGCCGATCTCGGCCCCGAGGCGTTCGGGCTGGACCGGGGCATTCCGCTTCACCAGACCAGCAGGACGGGTGAGGCGGGGCAGGTCATTCTGCTGCCGCCGACGCGCGAGGCGCTGCCGGACGAAGACGATCAGGAAGACGCGCCCGAAGGCGAGGAGGAATGGGTCGGCGGCCATGAACGGCTGCATGCGCAAAAGCTCGCCCGACAGATCGCGGAATGGGTCGATCCCGTAAATCCCTTCCGGCTGGAGGCGAAGGGCCGGCCGTTGAAGGCCGAGGACATATTGGTGCTGGTCCGCTCGCGCGGCGATTTCACCGCCCTGCTTGTCGCCCGGCTGCATGAGGAAGGCGTTGCAGTCGCGGGCGTGGACCGGCTGCGGCTCACGGCCCCGCTCGCCGTGCAGGACATGCTTGCGCTTATCCGCTTCGCGCTTCAGCCGGGCGACGATCTGACGCTTGCGACATTGCTGGTGTCGCCGCTGATCGGGCTCTCGCAGGATCAGCTTCTGACGCTGGCCCATGATCGCCGGGGCGGCCTGTGGCGGCGCTTGCGGCAGGCTGCCGAGACCGATCCCGCGATGAAGGCGGCGGCCGACTGGCTGCTCGCGGTGCTTGCGATGGCGGATTTCGCCGCTCCCTACGAATTTCTTGAAACGGTGCTGTCCGGCCCGCTCGACGGGCGAAGGTGGCTGCTCCGGCGGCTGGGCGAGGAAGCGCGCGACCCGCTGGATGAGTTGCTGAATGCAGCGCTCGCGTTCGAGGCGGCGAACCTCCCTTCGCTCCAGGGCTTTCTCGACTGGGTGGAGCGGGAAGACGTGGAGGTGAAGCGCGATCCGTCCGCTCCGCGCGACGCGGTCAGGATCATGACGGTGCATGGCTCCAAGGGATTGCAAGCGCCGCTTGTCGTCCTTGCCGATGCGACCAAGGACCCTGACCGCAACGCCGCCGATCACGCGATGGTGGCGATGGCGAACGGAGCCTTGCCCTTGCCCCTGCATTGCTCCCCCAAGGAGGCGCGCGGGCCGGTTGCTGAGGCCTTTGCCGATGCGGCCGAACGCGCCCGGCAGGAACATTGGCGGCTGGCCTATGTCGCAATGACCCGCGCCGAGGATGTGTTGGTCGTCTCCGGTTCGCTTGGCCCCAGGGCCAGGGGGCAGGTTCCGGACGCAAGCTGGTATGCCGCCGCCGCGCGGGCGATGGAGGGGCTGGAGGCGGATGGGGTTCCGCATCCCGGCTGGGGCGAGATGCGCGTCTATCGGACGGGCAAGGGCCGCGCCGCCGCGCGAAAGCCGCGCGCGCCGCTGCCGCTTCCGGTCCTTCCGGAATGGGTCCACGCCTCGCCCCCGCCAGAGCAGGCACCGCCGCGCCCGCTTGCGCCCTCGTCGCTTGGCGAGGACAGCGTCACCGA contains the following coding sequences:
- the addA gene encoding double-strand break repair helicase AddA; this translates as MADARKSYPLLDNQAVAADPRKHAWVSASAGTGKTQVLTARVLRLLLNGADPAGILCITFTKAGAAEMAERLNGVLARWVRCPDKELRQHLFNLGEPNDDQMIARARTLFARVLEAAGGLRIETIHAFAQSLLAAFPMESGVAPGFAALDERSTEVLKRRVLAEVLVEAERTGDPILDDFRAISVRMGDGGKLMQMLGRMTNHAAALQAFRSREEITPRLRRFLDVPEDVDGAMAAACADSSFPVEIVRRIAAANAAWATKTGLTHADVIAAWLAASPADRARLLPDLLSVACTKDGKLRAVQKGQRGTEPEYASLCERLHDSCSAILDLRARADLAEWLGVTLRAGWQVAQGYAAEKERQGVIDYGDMIERAAALLSGDGMGAWVRYKLDQKLDHILIDEAQDTNRAQWTIASRLTEEFFAGEGARGLRRTVFAVGDFKQAIFSFQGTDPREFDQARQWFDGQVRQSGGRLHDLDLAQSFRSTGAVLDVVNRLIADLGPEAFGLDRGIPLHQTSRTGEAGQVILLPPTREALPDEDDQEDAPEGEEEWVGGHERLHAQKLARQIAEWVDPVNPFRLEAKGRPLKAEDILVLVRSRGDFTALLVARLHEEGVAVAGVDRLRLTAPLAVQDMLALIRFALQPGDDLTLATLLVSPLIGLSQDQLLTLAHDRRGGLWRRLRQAAETDPAMKAAADWLLAVLAMADFAAPYEFLETVLSGPLDGRRWLLRRLGEEARDPLDELLNAALAFEAANLPSLQGFLDWVEREDVEVKRDPSAPRDAVRIMTVHGSKGLQAPLVVLADATKDPDRNAADHAMVAMANGALPLPLHCSPKEARGPVAEAFADAAERARQEHWRLAYVAMTRAEDVLVVSGSLGPRARGQVPDASWYAAAARAMEGLEADGVPHPGWGEMRVYRTGKGRAAARKPRAPLPLPVLPEWVHASPPPEQAPPRPLAPSSLGEDSVTDPPLPPAAADAARRGSLLHGLFERLPAAPPARRRDLAEQWLSRPGREPDSARRAVLVDAAMRVIDDPAFADIFAPDALAEAPVAAVVGETVVAGTVDRLLVTDGHVRVIDFKTGSRVPAGLAEVPVYHLRQMAAYVAALETVFPGRLVEAALLYTSGPRLIRLEEDVLSPHRPMPRAAISG